In Miscanthus floridulus cultivar M001 chromosome 5, ASM1932011v1, whole genome shotgun sequence, one genomic interval encodes:
- the LOC136453216 gene encoding pseudo histidine-containing phosphotransfer protein 5-like isoform X2 translates to MDYSNLRRQAASMKKSLFDQGYLDEQFCQVEDLQDEASPNFAEEVATLFFKDSARLISNVEQALEKYPKDFNRWDAYMQQLKGSCSSIGASRMKSECMSFRDYCGQGNVEGCMRSFHKVKREHGALRQKLEAYFQLLRQAGPAGAATRPGM, encoded by the exons ATGGATTATTCTAATTTGCGTCGCCAAGCTGCATCCATGAAAAAGAGTCTCTTTGATCAG GGGTACCTAGATGAGCAATTTTGCCAGGTGGAAGACTTGCAGGATGAAGCTAGTCCTAATTTTGCGGAAGAGGTTGCCACTTTGTTTTTCAAGGACTCGGCCAGGCTAATATCAAATGTTGAACAAGCTCT AGAAAAATACCCCAAAGATTTCAATAGATGGGATGCATACATGCAGCAGCTAAAAGGCAGCTGTTCCAG CATTGGTGCTTCAAGGATGAAGAGTGAGTGCATGTCATTCAGGGATTACTGTGGACAGGGAAATGTTGAAGG TTGCATGAGATCGTTCCATAAAGTGAAGAGGGAGCACGGTGCCCTGAGGCAGAAACTAGAGGCCTATTTCCAG CTGCTACGACAAGCTGGTCCTGCTGGAGCTGCCACCAGGCCCGGGATGTAA
- the LOC136453216 gene encoding pseudo histidine-containing phosphotransfer protein 1-like isoform X3, translated as MDAMKQGYLDEQFCQVEDLQDEASPNFAEEVATLFFKDSARLISNVEQALEKYPKDFNRWDAYMQQLKGSCSSIGASRMKSECMSFRDYCGQGNVEGCMRSFHKVKREHGALRQKLEAYFQLLRQAGPAGAATRPGM; from the exons GGGTACCTAGATGAGCAATTTTGCCAGGTGGAAGACTTGCAGGATGAAGCTAGTCCTAATTTTGCGGAAGAGGTTGCCACTTTGTTTTTCAAGGACTCGGCCAGGCTAATATCAAATGTTGAACAAGCTCT AGAAAAATACCCCAAAGATTTCAATAGATGGGATGCATACATGCAGCAGCTAAAAGGCAGCTGTTCCAG CATTGGTGCTTCAAGGATGAAGAGTGAGTGCATGTCATTCAGGGATTACTGTGGACAGGGAAATGTTGAAGG TTGCATGAGATCGTTCCATAAAGTGAAGAGGGAGCACGGTGCCCTGAGGCAGAAACTAGAGGCCTATTTCCAG CTGCTACGACAAGCTGGTCCTGCTGGAGCTGCCACCAGGCCCGGGATGTAA